In Carya illinoinensis cultivar Pawnee chromosome 10, C.illinoinensisPawnee_v1, whole genome shotgun sequence, one DNA window encodes the following:
- the LOC122279756 gene encoding syntaxin-124-like: MNDLFSSSFKRYTDLKQQAYLDDMEAGKESINLDRFFEDVENVKEDMSQVERQYRKLQDANEECKIVHNAKTMKELRARMDSDVEQVLKRVKVIKGKLEGLERSNVAHRKLPGCGPGSSADRTRTSVVNGLGKKLKNMMDDFQGLRNRMTLEYKETVERRYFTITGEKATEETIENMISSGESENFLQKAIQEQGRGQILDTISEIQERHDAVKEIEKNLMELHQVFLDMAALVESQGHQLNDIESHVAHANSFVRRGTDNLQDAREYQKSSRKWTCIAITLAAIVIVVLLFPILTQYLLHP; encoded by the coding sequence ATGAACGACTTGTTCTCGAGCTCGTTCAAAAGATATACAGACCTGAAGCAGCAGGCTTACCTGGACGACATGGAAGCCGGCAAAGAGAGTATCAACCTCGACAGGTTCTTTGAAGATGTCGAGAATGTCAAGGAAGACATGAGCCAAGTTGAGAGGCAGTACAGAAAGTTACAAGACGCAAATGAAGAGTGCAAGATCGTCCACAATGCTAAAACCATGAAAGAACTACGAGCCCGGATGGACTCAGACGTTGAGCAGGTCCTCAAGCGCGTCAAAGTTATCAAGGGGAAACTCGAAGGCTTAGAACGTTCCAACGTAGCTCACAGAAAACTTCCAGGATGCGGTCCAGGTTCTTCTGCAGATCGAACCAGGACCTCGGTTGTTAACGGGTTGGGGAAGAAGCTCAAGAACATGATGGATGATTTTCAGGGACTGAGAAACAGAATGACACTTGAATATAAGGAAACTGTGGAACGCAGGTATTTCACCATCACTGGAGAGAAAGCAACCGAAGAAACTATTGAGAATATGATATCAAGTGGGGAAAGCGAAAATTTTCTACAAAAGGCAATTCAGGAACAGGGGAGAGGTCAGATATTGGATACCATATCAGAGATTCAAGAAAGACATGATGCCGTAAAGGAGATAGAGAAGAACTTGATGGAGCTTCATCAGGTATTCTTGGACATGGCTGCTCTGGTGGAGTCTCAGGGTCACCAGCTCAACGACATAGAGAGTCACGTGGCGCATGCTAATTCGTTTGTGAGACGAGGCACCGATAATCTTCAGGACGCCAGGGAGTATCAGAAAAGCTCCCGGAAGTGGACATGCATCGCCATTACCCTTGCTGCTATTGTCATAGTCGTCCTCCTCTTTCCAATTTTAACACAATATCTTTTGCATCCATAG